The sequence below is a genomic window from Ovis canadensis isolate MfBH-ARS-UI-01 breed Bighorn chromosome 8, ARS-UI_OviCan_v2, whole genome shotgun sequence.
TTCTAAAAGTTGCAGCCCCCTTGCAATGCGCTGCTGAAGAGTCAGTGCTGAAACGGGTTTGCAGGGAGGAAGTGAGCCTTCTCCTCAGCCAGGCAGCTCTATCCTTAGTTTGAACAATTCTCCTTTAGAGCTCTCTTAGGGCTGTCCTGGTTTACTCAGGATCCACAGCCCTTGCTCAAAAGAGACAGCCTCGTTCCGACCCAGTAACAGTGAACGAAGAGTCGACCTACCTGTGGAACCAGACACAGCATGGTCCCCTGAAGGGGGCTTAGGCGACTCCACTGTAATTAACAAGTCAGTTCGTGCACTTGAAGCCTATGAGTTTATGGAAAGCTTGTTTGAAGTCCTCGTTGGACATGGTGTAGATGATGGGGTTGATGAGGGAGTTGAGATAGCCCAGCCACGTGAAGAAGTCAAAAATGGCCTGGTGGAACCAGCAGGATGTGCAGATCGGGATGACCAGGGAGATGATGAAGAAGGGCAGCCAACACACGATGAACGCGCCCAAAATGATCCCCAGGGTCTTGGTGGCTTTGCGCTCCCTAGCGGCCATGAGTTTCTTCTTCTCCAGCAGGGCGTCGGAGACGCGCACTTTGACTTGGTTCACGTacacaggagacccggattcgctGGGTACCTCCGGAGCCCGCGAGTTAATCGAGGTGACCGAAGACGTGGACCCGGGGGAGTCGGTAATCAGCTGGGCTCGGGTCAGACGCTTACCGGTTCTGTTGGGCGTCTGTTTCAAAATCCGGGAGCGGGCTTCCACGTAGATGCGGCCATAGAGGGCGATGAGGAGCAGGGTGGGGAAGTAGAAAGCGCCCACCGTGGAGTAGACGGTGTACAGGACGTGGTCGGTGTTCACCACACAGTTCGACATCGCCTCAGCTTTGGCCTGCCGCCAGAAGAAGGGCGGCAGCGAGATGCAGATGGAGAAGACCCACACCAGCGCGATCATGACCGCGGCCCTCTTGGGAGTCCTTTTCGCCGAGTACTCCACGGCGTCCGTAATGGCCCAGTAGCGGTCCAGGGCGATGACACAGAGGTGCAGGATGGAGGCTGTGCAACAGGTGATGTCCGACGACAGCCAAAAGTCGCAGACCACCTGGCCCAGCGTCCAGCGGCCGGTGACCGTGTACATGGTACTGATGGGCATCACCAGGATGGACACGAGCAGGTCGGTGACCGCCAAGGAGGCGATCAGGTAGTTGGCCGGGGTATGCAGCTTCCGCGTCCGGTACACAGTGGCGATCACAAAGGCGTTGGAGAGCGTGGTGGCCAAGGTGAAGAGCGCCAGCAGCAGGACCACGACTACTTTCCAGGGCAGGGCGATGAAGTCCTGGTAAATGTACTCCTCGGCGGCGCTGCAGTTGTGGGAGGGACCAGCCGAAAGGTTGGCTTGAGAAAGCCCAGTCTGGGAACTCGCGGACGGCGGCTGGGGACACTGAGTGGCCACTGCCTCCATGTCTCTCCTCGCCCGTGGCCCAGGAGCGCAGCTCTGGGGCATGGAGCGCACGAAGATGAGGACAGGAGGACCGCGGAGGAGACCGCAGTCTCGTCCACCCCGGGAGATTGTCCGTTCCCTGGAGGGTTCCTTAATTACGCCTCCACCCAGGTTCCCAGATCAAGCGAGAGGTCAAGGGcgaggctggctggctggcccGTTCCCCGCACCGCCAGTGCGCGCGGCGCTGCCGCCGCGTCTCTGGCCGCTCCCCGCTAAACCCCGTCTCAGCCTCGGGCTGCCGAGGACTGGTCCAAAGAGCCACACTCCCCTCCGGCTCCCACCCGGGCGTCTAGAAAGTGGAGAGCTTGGTTTGGTTTGGGGAGGGAGCATTGGCAAGGTGGGATCTCTTACCCCAACTGCTCGGGGCTGAGCGTCTCCTAACCCGGGCGCTCCAGGTTCTGCAGACTCGACCCGCAGGAGTTTGCTGGCTGTCGAGACCAGAGCTTGCAGGCCAGCGAGGAGTCCGGGTGTTGCATtcccgccctcctccccaggctgGGGCAGTTTCCTGCGGCGGCCGCAGCCGCCCAAGCTGGGTGGAGTGAAATCTGGGCACCGCGCGGCGCCGCGCCTCGCGCCGGAGCTCTGCCCTCCCTTCTTTTTCACGCGCTGGCCGCTCCGGCGAGCTGCCCCGCGGAGACGGGGGTCGCCAGAGGAGGGACTCGGGGGCTCGGGCTGCGGCTGCTCGCACCGCGCGGCTGGAGTGCCACCTCGGTCCCCCGGGCACCGCGCGGAGCCTGGCAGCCGGGCGCACGGGTCTGGGGAACCTGGCGCCCAGGGCTCACGGGGAAGGGGCAGGTGTCTGGGGGGAGCTCGAGGGACGCGCGGACGCCAGTCCAGGAGGACCGTGTGAGTGGCAGAGCAGATGGGCTCCTTTTATAGAGTCCAGGTCCGGTCCGCCAGAGCCGCGCAACTCGTGCAGCTCGGCGAGTGCCGACGCCCGCGCCCCATCACcttcccttttttctctctccctccctcctatcCTCCCGCCCGGTTCCCTCCCCGCCAAGGAAGCTCCCGCCGGGTCCTACCGCCTTCTTCTCCACTTTCCACCCCCTGGACCCTCTCCCAATCCGAACCACCCCCTGACACCGCCGTTCTGGCTGGAATGGGGGTGAGGGTCTCCTGTGCTTGCCTCTCTCTTCTTCCCAACTTGCTGCCGGCCCCTCCAGTTAGACCCGCACCCTCAGCCGCGGGCACTCGCACCGCCTTACTAGGCTCTTATCAGATCCCTGATGAGACTCCCACCTACGGCAGCAACCCCCCTCCCCTCAACCCCCCCAGGGCCGGCCTAGAGCTAGGTAGAGCCAACCCCAGGCTCTTACCTCTCCGCTCGGGAATTTTATCCATCCTCGCGGGCCACACCCAAATTAGAAGGAGGCGCCAGTAATATCGCCTTAGAAGGAAATGGCCCATCCTGCATTTTATACTTCGGGATTCAAGTCAGAAACCCTCGGTACAATGCAAACTAATTTTTCATATCTGATTGTAGGAATCTGTGCTTTCAGGGTAACCCCACCCCTTTAACTGTGAGTCcaacaggaaagcagagaggagggaaggaagggaaaaaaactgcaaaaatgtaaaagtatCACAAACAGAAGCATACTGTGAAATTAAACCGACCGCTCAACCTTCGCACTCCAGCCGCGTGGCTGTGGtgcctctggaaaacagtttgcagTGCTTCGAAAGGAGGTcatcaaataagaaaaagaaaaaaaaaaaaaaaaggctctgggAGCAAGACCACCAAGAGCACCAGCACTATCCCTGCGTCTCCTTGGGTTGCAACAAATACATTGGCTTATCAGCCACGTGTGGCGCCAAGAAGTACTAGTGTCTAGATCCCATGACCTGGAGCAGTTGCTTGGTACACCgtccctcctccagccctcacaGAAACCCAGGTAGAGTAGAAGTACAAGTCCGAGAACATCCAAAGAAAAGCACCAGGAAAAGGCCACCGCATTCTCGGCCGTGGGAGCTGAGTTCTCATGAGCTATAGCGAGTTCCAAGCGCCTAGCTCCGTGTTTGGCAGTTAGAGTGCATTCAATAAAAGCGATCTTATCATTGAACTTCTTGGGATAAATGTTAGCGTATTTTAAAGAGAATTCTTCAATTTGGAGCCGAACATTATCTGGCCCATCTGTTCGGCTTAGTAGAGTCACTGAGATCCTCTgaaataacttcttttttttttttccccccaaggtgATACAGTCCTAATCTAAGTTCCGTTGATTCACCCGTCTCTAAGAAAAACAACCAgacgacaaaaaaaaaaaaaaaaaagatctagacATCTAGGGTATAAAGGCCAGTGGGGCAGACCCAGACCAGGTTTCAAGCAGTTTGCATTCTAGAAGAGGCAGACAGGCAGTAATAACGTGAACAGTATGTAATTAACATATTTCATGTAGCATTATTATGAAGAAAACGAAACACATGCATGTATTGAGAGCGAGGGTACTTCTTTAGGTGGAAACTCTCCAAAGTCATCCTCTGGCTGCAGTCTAGGCTGCAGCTGCCAAGCTGGGCATAAAGGCACaaccttctctttcctctctcctgttCTCTAGCGCCCAGCACTGCTCGGGTAAATTTAAGCTTCATTTGCACCGCATTGCAAGGGGTCTTGCCCATCCTTCCATCCCATCCACCCATGTCCGGCCCCTAGCGAGTTAATTATTTTGCAAACTGCAACGCTCTCTTAGAAACCGCagcaaaggaaagagaagcaggCAAGCCTAAACCACTAGGTGGGGGCGTTGGTCAGGATGGAgcaaaactctgtgtgtgtgtgtgtgtgtgtgtgtgtgtgtgtgtgtgtgtgtgatgaggcgGGGAATTGGGGGCGGGAGTATGGATATGTATTAGGGGATCGGGCTAAGGTTAGAGAGAACTGCTTGAAGGGAttcaaggaggagaaagaagtcGAAGAGGAATGTTAGAGGCGTTCAAGCAGCCTTTCCTTTTGCAACTTAATTGCTCTTCCTCCGGCTTGGCTTTGGCGACGTGGGGGACCTGTGGCTTTCTCCAACCACGCTTTCGCAATTTCGCGAGTCCCGGACCCTGAATGCAATCTGCCACCACTGGGCGGAGtttgtttttctccctgtttGGTTAAGAATTGAGTGAACACACCCAGCCATCACATAGATGGTATTTTGGCAGAGTTTAGTGCAGGATTATGTTTCATAACAGGGCTCCCTCGTTTCACCCACCCTTTTTTTTTGCGCTTACAAACATATAATATATAGATATTTGCACATGGGCGCATGTTTGTGAAACATGCCAGAGGCCAGGATCTTTAAAAATCGCTTAAGTGGGTCGCCCCTGCagaagaaggtcccctggaggccTCGCAGTCCCCAGCCGCTCTGGGCAACGTCTCTTCAAGTTTGAGGGAAATGCAGCCGATACAGCTGGAGCGCCAAGGAGGGAATCGCGTTGGAATACAAACAGCGCAGCAAAGGTTAGTTAGGTGGAATGGACCTTCTGTTTGGCCACCCGGCACTAAAACTGCGAATCAGCGTGCTCCCCTCATCAACTCCAGGCAGGTGACTTTTCAGCAGAAGCTGGGGAGGTGGAGGATAATGCTGGAACCACAGCGACGCCCGTGATCAGACACGAAGCCCGCCTGATAGGGCAGACGTGAGCTGCGGAGACCAGAGAAACGCCCTTCCAAGAGACCTCGCCTATGCTACTGCGAAACGCCAGGCGCCTTCCTCCAGGGTCGCGGCGCAGCGCTAACGAGACCGAACGCCGGGAAGAGAAGCCCGCCCCACCTCCGCACCCGCGGTAGAGCTTGATGCAGCGCAGCAGCAACTCTGGTTTGGCTGGAAGCCAGCCAGCCAGAGGGTCTGTGCGCTTCCAGCATCCCTAGACTCCTTCAGGCATTTCCCAGAAAAAGACTTCAGCTCCAGGGCGCAGGAGCAAAGAACTTGTAAATTTACCTTTGCTttacagggaggaaaaaaaaaaaaaaagccaaaattctCAAGCTCTTCTTGCTTTGCCCCATTTGAAAAATCCACAAGCAGTCCCTAACCACAAAATGTGGGGGCCTGGCAAACTACTTCTTGCAAATCTtgcttcctctgtctgtggccactggttttttgtttgtttgtctggttttgattttttttttttattgggggGGGGTGGAAAGAGttgctggttttgttttgttttgtttctgcttccACCCAGGAAATGGGCCGCAGGAGACCAGGAGCTCTGTACATCCCATTTCTAGGTTCCTCTTTTGTTTCATCCAGTAACTAACTATTCCTTAAGGAGAATACCGGTAGCGATGAAAGTACAAGTCTTCCTTATGTCTTACTTGAAACTATGGAAATGTTCTGACaaatgaacacatacacacaacagatGTATACACACAATTTTTGCAGCCAGACCTTTTGAGGCTCCATATTATTGACACAACATTGGGATTTTGATTTGGTTTTTGTGTCATGGTCCTTATATTTCTAGAAGTGCCAGGCTGGCACTAATTAATCCTCGAGATTTAGTAACTTGGTATGTGTTTgcatatgaatataaatattgtataagttatacatacatttaaagaagaatgtaGACGAAGATCAGCGTATGTATATATGACTTGTTTGTGTGgtagttgcttggttgtgtctgactctttgtggccccatggactgtggcttgccaggctcattattccatgaaattctccaggcaagaatattggagggggttgccattcccttctccagaggatcttcctgacccagtgatagaCATGTTCTAATTCCTGTGTCTCTAGTAATGACTACTTTGCTAGTTCCAACAGATACCCACAACAGGTAGATTACTGCTAGTTCCAAGTTAGCCCAGTTCAAACTAGTAGAAAAGCCAGTTCCCAACTTAGATCTCAATCAGGTACTACATGGCTGAAGATCTAGATCTTATAAGAAAATGTCCAACATAAAGCTTAAAGTTATATAAGCATGGTTGCTTGGGGGAGaggaaagctgattttttttcttttctttttttggacaaAGAATAGGTTTTAGCAATAATAAGAAATCTTTGGATAGAAGAACAATGCCAGTGAATTCACTAAATTTAGGAACACCTTGCCACTGCCAGTAGACTGTTCTGTTCAGGATGAAGTCTCTCCTAAAAAGTGAAATCAGAGATTTAACAGTGAAGCTGTCCACTGGTTTAAGGAAAGAACCAATAGTAATTGCCTTTTGCCTTATATTCAGACTAGGAAATATTACATCACTCTGTGATTCACtccagatttgaaaaaaaaaaaaaaaacaagctattTTATTACTTCTTCACCTGTACTTACCAAATAACAGCTCTATACTTTATTGAGGACTATATATTATCTAAACCTTATACCACATGGTTCACATGcattctctcatttaattcttataacgGCACTAGGAGCTGACATTTTCATCCTCATTTTCTGCCCAAGAAAGCTGAACTTGCAGAATTGAAGGAACTCTGCCAATGCCAGACAGCTGGTGG
It includes:
- the HTR1B gene encoding 5-hydroxytryptamine receptor 1B, with protein sequence MPQSCAPGPRARRDMEAVATQCPQPPSASSQTGLSQANLSAGPSHNCSAAEEYIYQDFIALPWKVVVVLLLALFTLATTLSNAFVIATVYRTRKLHTPANYLIASLAVTDLLVSILVMPISTMYTVTGRWTLGQVVCDFWLSSDITCCTASILHLCVIALDRYWAITDAVEYSAKRTPKRAAVMIALVWVFSICISLPPFFWRQAKAEAMSNCVVNTDHVLYTVYSTVGAFYFPTLLLIALYGRIYVEARSRILKQTPNRTGKRLTRAQLITDSPGSTSSVTSINSRAPEVPSESGSPVYVNQVKVRVSDALLEKKKLMAARERKATKTLGIILGAFIVCWLPFFIISLVIPICTSCWFHQAIFDFFTWLGYLNSLINPIIYTMSNEDFKQAFHKLIGFKCTN